The following nucleotide sequence is from Bos taurus isolate L1 Dominette 01449 registration number 42190680 breed Hereford chromosome 3, ARS-UCD2.0, whole genome shotgun sequence.
CTGTCCTCAGGTGGGTCACTACTGAGTTTACCACATTGTTCTAAAGATGATGCAGGTCAAGCTGCAAGAATGGCAACTGCAGAGGGACAAGAGTGCATGAGGCAGCCACAGACATCTAGACCCTCACATGTGAAAAAGGGACAGGTTTATAGGAAGAAGCTTTTTAGAAATGCGTTCTTTAATCAAAGAGGCCAGTCTAAGTTCAGTAGCTATGTGGGTAAGGTTTTGAATATACCTTATACTCAGAGATGGACTTTTCTTCTCAGGAAAACTTTGTCTGGGAGGAAGAATCAGATACCTTCAAAGTGAGTCTGATGTATGTGCTAACATTTTCTCTAAAGTAAACTGCATCTCTCTCAGTTCTGTGCACCATATCCTAACTTAGAAATAGGCAGGCTGGCTTAGCCACTTCCCACCTGCCTTAAAGGCAGATATTATCTTTGGCTGCTAGTGGTGAGGTTGGAGGTAGGTCTTGAAGAAGAACAGGGATAAAGACTCACATTGCTGACTCAGTAGTGTGTGACATTGTATGTTCCTTGGCTAAGCATCTCTGGAGAAGGCCTAAAGGTGGAGGCAGAGGTAAAGAAGTGGAAGATATAGGGTTCCCTATGTCTCTGCTTTCAGGAAATTCACAGAatcattgtttgtttgtttgtttttactgtaAAACCtgttaaaagataattacaaaaaGATGGGTTCAGGACTTCCCtgtttgtccagtggttaagaatctgcctgccaatccagggaactcgggtttaatccctggtctgggaagatcccacatgctgcaggacaactaagcccaagtgccacaactactgaaacccacacaCTCTACAACCTGTGCCCGGCAACGAGAAGcccgctgcaatgagaagacagagcagcccaactagagagtagccctgctcgccacaactagagaaaacctacaCGTAACAACAAAGACTCATATAGcctaaagaaacaaatatataaaattaatttttaaaaaagatgggcTCAAATTACAGAATGAGGGAGTAAGAGGCAGCAAATTGTGGTGGTGGAGAATGTTCTAGCAAtagagtaaaatgaaaaataaaatgtctgaattgctagagggagaaaaaaaaaaaaaagggcaatgtTGAAAGGAAACAAGCAAAAACTAGAGCCTAAGAAACAAAACATAACAAGATGACAAAAATCAAAATACAGCACTTAAGGTTAACAAGATGACAAAAATACAGATGTattacttatggcagaaaaatgGACAGATAAGCCTCCCCTGCTAACACAAGTGTTAATTAGCCTCACACATAAAATCCTCCATCCAGTCACTATAGTGCTGTGTTCATTCCCCCCTTGAGTGGAAACAGAGTAGAAGCCAAGGACTGCTTGGACCACTGCTAGGACTTCAGTGGCCCTGTTCTCCCGTCCTCCTTGCTTGGACATCTGTCCCCTTGTAACATTCTTCCCAGCCACAGCTTGGAACTCTCATGGGGCTCAAGTTCTTGGAGAACAAAGCCAATACAGGAGAAAGTCTAGAGTTGTTGCTTCTGGGCTCAAAGATAACTTATGATGATGTTCTGAAGAGATCTTCTTGTTCTTCTAGAATGCACTCCATCAGCCACCAAGACTTGGTATCATCAACAAGTGATACCCAGAAGTGAAGGTTTCTGTGCCAATATTGGTGGAGACAGTGGCAGTGGTGGAgaaggtggtggtgatgggggcaGTGAAGGAGATGAAGGTTTCTGCACTGGTAAAGCAGATGGCATTTATAGCGATCCTGAAGACAACACCAAGTTCTACCAGAGTGCAGGAGGCAGGACCTTCTACTTCCAGTGTAACCAAGGTCTGGTCTTCGACCAAACCTGCATATGTTGTAACTGGCCTTCAATTTAAAATGTTGGAAAAACTCTACTTTGCTTCAGATTTTCTCATGCTGCATGTCAAACTCCATCTTCCAATACTCCATGTTGTCTATGTATTATATCAGTCTATCTGTCAATTTGGAGGCCCTACCTTACTAAAACAGCATTATGATTAGGTTTTACTCCATTAGAACCTAAAAAAACTATAAACACCTTGAACCAaatccatatgtaaaataaatatgacactgcatgttttattttttataatcatCTGTATTTTTTCTTACATACTTGTATATATAGCTCAGCATTTCAAGTGACCCTGAAGTTTAATAGAAGCTATTTTTATGgaagttaaaattttactttttatcaaaTCAGACTACTGTTTTGGAAAGGGGAGTTTCCTTCCCTGGCAAAAGCCTTGAGAATGTGAACCAAACAACAGTGTGAAAAAATTCTCTCACTCTTGTCAATACCTCCAAAGAAGGGGCCCAAGACCCTGtgtcagaaaaataacaaatgctaaatTACCAACTCTGAAAAAAGTTGCATTTATGTGGatccaaaggagaaaagaaagggatgTGTGTGAGAGAGGTGAGAAAGGTTAATATTGACTAATTTCAAgtcataaaaatacttttaacatgataataaaaatctttaaatcaTCAGATTAAATGGAGTAAATGTTTTTAGATTGAGGTATCTAGGCTTATCTTAATATTTTAAGTTGATTTCCAGTGAACTCTCACTATTTTCTTCAGAGGATCCTGTCCCCTAAAGAATTAGGCCTCTCAGCATAATTTAGCAGGTTTCACCCTCCAGTGCCTCGTTCACCAGCTAACACTTACCATGGGGTGGCCTTGAAGGGTACAGCAGGCTATAGTTTTCTGAGGCACTAGCAGTATCTCACTCTTTGTTATCCAGACACATGAAGTCTTGCCATCAGGCTAAGTAGGGGACTACCCTGGTAGTCtggtgatgaagaatccaccttgcaatacagggcacacaggttcaatccctggtaggggaactaagatccatgtGAGTACCTCACATGTTATCCTGTGAGTAACATGCTGTGcgaaactaagcctgtgtgccgcaacacTGAGCCTGCAtactctggagcccatgagccacaactagagaggccgagttccacaactactgaagcctacatTCTCtggagcccacacgctgcaactacggggcccacgtgccacaattaGAGCATCCATGCACTGCAAAGAAAGCTCCTGCATGACACAATGAAGACCCTCTGTGCCACAACGAGGACCCAACACAgccagataagtaaataaataagaagactAAGTAGGCATAGAAGGACCTTCCCAATACAAGAAGCTAGACTACACTTAATGCCCATTCTGAAGAAACTATACTTGAGTTATTAAGGTTTGTGTTGGAAGTAAAAGGCCTGTCTTCCAGGcaatgtctgggcttcccaggtggctcagtggtaaagaatccacctgccaacataggagatgcaggttcgatccctggatggggaaggtcacctggagaaggaaatggcaacccattccagtattcttgcctggaacattccatggacagaggatcccagtgggctacagtccatgagaccgCAAAGAGTGGGAGtgcaactgagcaaatgaacacacACCAGGCAATGTCTAGATGAGTACTTTGAACGTGTCTCTCATGACTTTTGACCTTGGCACACCTAGAGCAACTTGTGAGGCTTTAGGGTATGATTCAAACTGGAAGACGGGGGCAGATCCAAACTACTAGCCTCCCTGGGAAGTCCTTTTCACATTGCAGTTCAGGGCCGTGGAGCCAGTAGATGAGTCTACTCTGATTTCTGCTGCATCCCCAGTGCTTGCCACTCTGCCTGAGGCACGTTTGGAATTCAGTATGATGATGACCGACAGACTAAATAGATGATGTAATAGGAAAGGGGGAAGGGGGATTATTGGTTCTTTGAGTTTTACATGAACATGAGGAAGGCAATCAAatcaacaacccactccagtactctttcctggaaaatcccatgaacagaggagcctggctggctagagtccacagagtcacagagtcagactcaactcagcacagcacagagaaatGCAGTCAAATCAGGACCTTCCCACTCCATGCTGGGAAACTCGGACACTTTGAAGCACTCCTGAAATATTTACTCTGTCTTTAAGTGTCCTCTGGGTCCCAAAAGCCCCAAAACAAGGCCCAGCAAGCCATTCAAAGCCTTGGCatgtatagaaaaataaatagtcTCCTATCACCAGGGCTAgtggtgtggtggtttagttgccaagtcgtgtctaactcttgcaaccccatggactgtagcctgccaggctccactttccatgggatttcccagacaagaatactagagtgggttgccatttccttctccagaggagaggctctcccaactcagggactgaacccataactcctgcatcacaagcagattcttcactgatgagccaccagggaagccccgggctAGTGGTAGAAAACATAACACTTGTGGCTGGGAATTAGAGGGCGAGGACCCACAAGTATAATATTTCAGTCAAGTGAAGCCACCCTGCTGAACATTCACTAGGAACTAGCCCTTCTACATGAATACACAACAAACCAGCACAAGGAGAAAGAGCCTTGTAAACTAGTCTTTACACTGTCATGTAGTACTTATGAGGCCCTTGCCCCTCCCTGTGTCCCATGCTGGCAGACAGGAGGGTCAGAGCAATGCAGAAAGACAAGAGCACCTCTGGGCTCTGCATTGCTCTGTCCTGGAGGATTTGTGGTCAGGAGGCGCATGTGAAGGGAGTCGCAGCTTTTCAGTCATAGTACAGGCTTAGGTAGGCCAGACGGTTCCGATGCTTTCTAAAGTCTTTGTCTGTGGGCAGCTGCAATGAAAGAATATTATCTAGGTCAATATTCAAATGAGAACCCACTGCCTCTGGTCTTCCTGGCTCTGTGAAATAGGCATGTATGTTATACCTGTTGTGGCCTAGCTGAACCTCAACCCCATAGTAACCTAGCCTCACTGAGTCTCTCAGCATTGCTCTGTGCATCTACTCTTTGTCGTCTTACTCTGGAAATGTCATACTAGGAATTATTTTCTACTTGGGAAGTTGTCAAGTATAGctggtaggacttccctggtagtagagtgggtaagaatccacctgccaatacaggggacatgggttccatccctagtccaGTAAGATTCTACATGACATGAGCATCTAAGcgcgtgcaccacaaccactgagcccacatccTAGAGCCCgcaagtcacaactactgagcccatgtgctgcaactacggtAGCCTGTGTGTCTAGAGCttgtgctgtgcaacaagagaagccattgcattaagaagcctgagcactgcaaggaagagtagccccagcCTGCTGCAACTGAAGAAAGCCTGCCCATGCGCAGCAACGAAAACCTagcacaatgaaaaataaataaataattaattattttaaaattatagctgGTGAActtcttgaaaagaaaaattatatatttaattcttgAACGTTACCCATAGGCTCTAGCATAATGATGTTAATACATTTGGTGTTTAATACATACTTGGAGAATTAATCCCAGGTTCCACTGGATAATAAAGGGCACCTCTGGAATTATGATAGCTGATATGGACTGAGCATTTATTATGCTACAAGTATGGCACTAAATACTTTTCTACAATATCTCAATCTTTACAACTTTATCAGATAGAGTCTATTATTATATGCATTTTAACACTAAGCACACTGATGCTTAGAAAAGTAAGATTATTAGACAAAATCACACAGCAAGCAAATATGGaactagaatttgaacccaggcagtctgttCCTAAAATCCATATTCTTGGCAGAATGATCCACAGCCCTTGATGATCTAACACTAAGTGGTGTGATGGGAAGAGCAGTGGCTTAGGAGTCATCAGATCTAGGCTCTATTTGAGCAACTTCAACAAGCCACTTAAtccatctgagcctcagtttcctcctcagtcGCAGAGGATAATTATTTTGGACTAACCACAGAAGATTATTTGAAGACTAAATAAGAAAATGTGACTTCTGTTCCATCATACTCACCTTTAAAAATCTAGTGAAATTGGGTAACTCTCCAAAAAAAATtcccatatgtatatacacaaaatTGTGCAAGTAATTTTAGGGGAACAAGGACTTAACTGAAGCTTATTCACAGACTTCTGGTTAAGAATCACTGATACACACGGAAGTATTAGGTAAAGAACTCCAGAGAAGTCCAATCCTATTACCTCAGTTCTCAGGGTTCTTTTCTGTAGACATGGAACCTGAGCCCAGTCTGGAGATCCAAATTTCATTGGCCATCTGACTCTCTTGGGTGGCTTTATCTCTAGGTTGTATGTGGTAGGGCTAGAAAAAATACAGAACATCATGTGTAATGAGTTAGCAATCATATATAACCTTCCACCCCTGATCTAGAGTCCTAACCCTTTGGGAAAAGGCAGTCAACTGATTCACATAGGATTCTTTTGCCTGCTAAAGTATTTCTGATTAAGTTTCAGTGTTCAAGGTATCTAGTCTTGACAAAGTAAAAACTCAACCccagtttaaaatatttctggaagTTCAGTCTCCTTAGCTGAGAGATCAAAAGATCCCAGAAATGGTGGATGATAAAGTTAACACAGTGATGCATAAGTATTGCTCATGATGTAAAattgaggaggaaagaaaaatgctAATTTAAAGTATCAACGACCTGGGGTCAGTAAAGTAGAACCATGTACAATTCCTTGACAATGGGATTATTTAATTATAGCCTTTGTTCATAACATTCTTTTGGTATAGACTCTTTGCTGTGGAAATAACATGTAGAGTGGACATAGGAATCAAGATTCAATATCTCTATTCCTTACTACAACCTTGAAAAAGTTACACTCACTCTCTGATCTTTGAAATTCTCACcagtaaaaaaaaagaccttgacCCCATGCCCTACCATTCCACACATTCTCAACAGCTTCCTCAAGCACAGAGATGCCTCCCTTGGTCTACTGGCCTATGTAATAtagccaccaccaccccaccttccccaccccatTCTCACTTCCTCTTTGCCCATGATACTGTAGTCACACtagccttctttctttttttctgcacaCCAATTTCCTTCCCAACAACAGCCTTTGTACAAGTTCCTTCTGCCTGGGAAACTCTGGGCCTAGATTTTCACAGGGCCAGCTCATTCTTGTCATAATGATTTCAGACCAAGTGTCATTTCCCTAAAAGAGCTATCTTGACAATCCTTGCCAAAGTATATAGATTTTAGTCCACCACTCTGTATCATATCATCATCTTGTTTGGTTTCATTCAGCATTACACCAGGTCACCTTACTTCCTAGTGTGTCTATGATAGCCCCAGCTAATGGCTACTGTCTTGGTATAATTATTAAAATCCCATTTCAAGTCTCAGAAGTGTCATGTGCTGACTAATAAATTATATAGTCGCTCTCTTTAttcctatttatattttcttgtttgtttgcttctcaTCTGTCTGGACTCTAGAATATAAGCTTCAAGAAGTCAGGAATCTTGCATGATGGGTTTAATGCAAAATCTTTGGAACCCACAAAACTGCTTGgccttttataaatatttattgaatgaaccaCTATACTCTACCATTCTATAATTTCTAGAGATCTAGAAGGCAAGAGGTTGAATTTTTAAAGCTAGATGGTTTCTTATTTAGAGGGCATGGTTGGGATGAAACcactttttgtatttcctttcctATTGTTCTTTGTTGAAGTGCAGCAGAAAAAGGGGCACATACCCAGGATAATAAGAGTCCTTTGAGTATGTCCAAAAGCGAGGCAACAAGGCATTAAATGGAGCAAAATTTGGTTTGTGTGTTTGCTCTCGAACATTGACTGTCTGGTACATGCCTGGGTAAGGTGTCATATCCTGTTTCCAAGAAAATGATCAATATGTTAGAGGGTGATATATACATGTAAAgccttttaattagaaaaaacaaaGGTATCCTCTCCCTGTTCATGTATCAGCTATGGTTTAACTACCTCAATCTATAGAAATGGCCTACAGTAGGTAGAAAACCAAGATACGCGTATGCTTCAACTACATAAAGGTGCCTAATGCTTAGGCTGTAGAAATAAACCTATGAGGGTAGAGAGCCATGGTAACTTATTACAGTTACTACCCCACCATCCCACCATCCCACTCAGATTCTTTTGGAGCCAGTATCCCTCTCCCTGAGCTTAAGTGTCAAGAAAAAGTCTAACAAGAGATTAACAGAAGATAATTAAGACTTGAAATCCAGTTacacaaaagaatgaagaagTTGGAATTGGTTTTTTAACTGATAAgatattatactatatattacatataattatatgaTGCATATAAATAAAGCTTCTAGTATTTTACAAGCAAGTGTCGCAGGGCTAAAACCTTGCtttggtattatttcttcttaGAATTATTTTCCACTCTCCcaggacactcacacacacatttgcCATGTTAACATCCATGCTTTTAAGATAGGTTTTTTAGTGGCTTTTGCCCAAAAGACTTTTTTGTCTTGAATTTTGGGCATATTCTTTAGGTAGCCTCCAGCTATGCTCCCCAATGCAAATACATTCAGCAACATGGATAACAGTGAAATCTAAGCACATTCAGCCATGTCTAACCTTGCTAACTGGCTTAAACCTTGTAGCTGTTCTGGCACCAAGAGTGTATCCTTTTTTACTGGTCGGGATCTTAGAGAGGTTGTATGCCAAGCCATACTTCTTCAGGTgttatgtagaaaacaaacaaagaaaaaaacacatatagAGAACATTATAGTTATTAAAACAGTGTGAACTTAAAGTATTCCTGAATCTTCTCTGCCAAAGTTGCTCTTTCTTTCTTGATTCTTCTGAATCATGACCATAGAATTACATAAATAACACAAACAGTTGCATTCCTACAAAGGAATGTGGCTAGATAGGTAGAGAGAATGCCATTTCTATACATTCCAGTGAATCCAGTTCTCTAGGTCCCACAGAGCTGAATCTGCTCTAATTCAACTATCAGTATGATCATACAATTTCATAAACTACCTATCAGCACAGCCACAGTCCAGGTTTGGACTAAGAGGAGATACTGAGTCACTGGTCTTTCTGACTGTGAA
It contains:
- the CIMAP3 gene encoding ciliary microtubule-associated protein 3 isoform X2, which encodes MESIHERARVFESPYREELWSRASRRFSKIMPSVLSRSLKENNIMLQITQPFLWDFDHEPLLNYSFGTCQNRKIFPHIHPQSLLGNKFPPIRGAPNRGPGCYIAEDYGLAYNLSKIPTSKKGYTLGARTATRFKPVSKDMTPYPGMYQTVNVREQTHKPNFAPFNALLPRFWTYSKDSYYPGPTTYNLEIKPPKRVRWPMKFGSPDWAQVPCLQKRTLRTELPTDKDFRKHRNRLAYLSLYYD
- the CIMAP3 gene encoding ciliary microtubule-associated protein 3 isoform X1 is translated as MESIHERARVFESPYREELWSRASRRFSKIMPSVLSRSLKENNIMLQITQPFLWDFDHEPLLNYSFGTCQNRKIFPHIHPQSLLGNKFPPIRGAPNRGPGCYIAEDKYGLAYNLSKIPTSKKGYTLGARTATRFKPVSKDMTPYPGMYQTVNVREQTHKPNFAPFNALLPRFWTYSKDSYYPGPTTYNLEIKPPKRVRWPMKFGSPDWAQVPCLQKRTLRTELPTDKDFRKHRNRLAYLSLYYD
- the CIMAP3 gene encoding ciliary microtubule-associated protein 3 isoform X3; this translates as MCFVKAEPLLNYSFGTCQNRKIFPHIHPQSLLGNKFPPIRGAPNRGPGCYIAEDKYGLAYNLSKIPTSKKGYTLGARTATRFKPVSKDMTPYPGMYQTVNVREQTHKPNFAPFNALLPRFWTYSKDSYYPGPTTYNLEIKPPKRVRWPMKFGSPDWAQVPCLQKRTLRTELPTDKDFRKHRNRLAYLSLYYD